In the genome of Marispirochaeta sp., one region contains:
- a CDS encoding Gfo/Idh/MocA family oxidoreductase gives MGKIGVGIVGVGKISGIYLQNLTTIFSDKVSVVAVSDLIQERAAEAAQEYGIPEAVSVDELMASPDVEIVLNLTTPDSHFDICLRAVEAGKHVYVEKPLCIARDDATKLLRTAAEKKVRIGGAPDTFLGAGIQTSRKIIDDGWIGTPIGAAAFMMNHGHEHWHPAPEFYYKPGAGPMFDMGPYYLTALVNLLGPVKSLCGSVKKSFDERTISSEPLKGNKIQVEVPTHVVGIMNFASGVIGTIVTSFDVWSHSMPWIEVYGTEGTLRVPDPNTFGGPVLLKRFRSEEWSEIPLYYPYQENSRGLGVAEMAEAIEAGRPHRVSGELTNHILELMHGFHDAAASKGSYSVTSTCSRPEAMVSG, from the coding sequence ATGGGGAAAATCGGCGTCGGTATTGTTGGTGTAGGAAAAATCAGCGGAATCTATCTTCAGAATCTAACAACTATCTTCTCGGACAAGGTCTCTGTTGTCGCTGTATCCGATCTTATTCAGGAACGCGCTGCTGAAGCGGCGCAGGAGTACGGGATTCCTGAGGCTGTGTCTGTGGATGAGCTGATGGCGAGCCCGGATGTTGAAATAGTTCTTAATCTGACCACTCCGGATTCCCATTTTGATATTTGCCTGCGGGCAGTGGAGGCGGGAAAACACGTATATGTAGAAAAGCCTCTCTGTATTGCCAGAGACGACGCGACCAAACTGCTGCGGACAGCCGCCGAGAAAAAAGTCCGCATCGGCGGTGCCCCGGACACATTTTTAGGCGCCGGTATTCAGACCAGCCGCAAAATAATAGACGACGGCTGGATTGGTACTCCCATTGGCGCGGCTGCCTTTATGATGAACCACGGGCACGAGCACTGGCATCCGGCACCTGAGTTCTACTATAAACCGGGGGCAGGCCCTATGTTTGATATGGGACCCTATTATCTTACAGCGCTTGTCAATCTTCTTGGTCCTGTAAAGAGTTTGTGTGGTTCGGTCAAGAAATCCTTCGACGAACGGACAATCAGCAGCGAACCCTTAAAGGGCAATAAAATCCAGGTTGAGGTTCCGACCCACGTGGTGGGAATCATGAACTTCGCCAGCGGAGTAATCGGTACAATTGTAACCAGCTTTGATGTCTGGTCCCATTCCATGCCCTGGATCGAGGTTTACGGAACCGAAGGTACGCTTCGGGTGCCGGATCCCAACACCTTCGGCGGTCCGGTGCTGCTGAAACGCTTTCGGTCAGAAGAGTGGAGCGAGATTCCCCTCTATTATCCCTATCAGGAGAACAGCCGCGGTCTTGGCGTCGCCGAGATGGCTGAAGCCATCGAAGCCGGCAGACCCCACCGGGTCTCCGGCGAACTGACCAATCACATTCTCGAACTCATGCATGGATTCCATGACGCGGCAGCGTCGAAGGGCAGCTATTCGGTAACCAGCACCTGCAGCCGGCCGGAGGCCATGGTGAGCGGGTAA
- a CDS encoding glycoside hydrolase family 43 protein, with the protein MIQNPILPGFHPDPSILRVGYDYYIATSTFEWFPGVEIRHSRDLKHWELIGRPLDRRSQIDMSGNPDSGGVWAPDISFHHGTYYLVYTDVKHHSGIFRDTHNYLVTAPSITGPWSEPFYLNSTGFDPSLFFDDDGKTYLLNMTNDCRPWNNRFSGISLQEFSLQNMKLTGRQQIIFPGTELGFTEGPHLYRLNGYYYLMTAEGGTSYNHAVSMARSASIRGPYEVDPENPVLSSRDNPELELQRAGHADIVQTQNGDWYMVHLCGRPLPGTKNCILGRETAIQKVVWNKSGWLRLAEGGRVPRVEVEETGLPEWIPDATEPDRDDFDSPAIGSRYQTLRVPLGDGIVSLTERPGYLRLRGQESLSSLFRQSLIACRIRDFNCLAETLVEYSPYSFRQMAGLICYYDTMRYHYLYITHSESAGRILSIQSCEGGTYRFPLRESKASEGFIGIPGEGPVGLRVEIDGESLRFFYRHDSDSWQNIGPILDSRVLSDEYMQRNSFTGSFAGVCCQDLSGELLHADFDYFEYRRTKQD; encoded by the coding sequence ATGATTCAAAACCCGATTTTACCAGGTTTCCACCCGGATCCTTCAATTCTTCGTGTCGGCTATGACTACTATATTGCCACCTCGACTTTTGAGTGGTTTCCCGGGGTGGAGATCCGCCATTCCAGAGACCTGAAGCACTGGGAACTGATAGGACGGCCTCTGGACAGGCGCAGTCAGATAGATATGTCGGGAAACCCCGACTCCGGCGGTGTGTGGGCCCCGGACATTTCCTTCCACCATGGAACCTATTATCTTGTGTACACCGACGTAAAGCATCACAGCGGAATCTTTCGGGATACCCACAACTATCTGGTAACAGCACCATCCATTACCGGCCCCTGGTCGGAACCGTTCTACCTGAATTCAACAGGATTCGATCCGTCCCTCTTTTTCGATGACGATGGTAAGACATACCTGCTGAATATGACCAACGATTGCAGACCGTGGAATAACCGCTTTTCAGGGATTTCTCTTCAGGAGTTCTCATTACAGAATATGAAACTCACCGGTAGGCAGCAGATAATTTTTCCTGGAACCGAACTCGGATTCACCGAAGGACCGCATCTGTACAGGCTTAACGGATATTATTATCTGATGACCGCAGAAGGGGGGACCAGTTACAATCATGCAGTAAGCATGGCACGGTCCGCATCAATCCGCGGCCCCTATGAAGTGGATCCCGAGAACCCGGTTTTAAGCTCCAGGGATAATCCTGAACTTGAATTGCAGCGGGCAGGGCATGCCGATATCGTGCAGACACAGAACGGGGACTGGTATATGGTCCACCTGTGCGGCAGACCCCTGCCGGGGACGAAAAACTGTATTCTCGGCCGGGAAACAGCCATCCAGAAGGTTGTCTGGAACAAAAGCGGCTGGCTTCGGCTTGCGGAAGGGGGCAGGGTTCCCCGGGTAGAGGTGGAAGAAACAGGACTTCCTGAGTGGATACCGGATGCAACGGAACCGGACCGGGATGATTTTGATTCGCCTGCTATAGGCAGCAGGTACCAGACCCTGCGGGTCCCCCTTGGTGACGGTATAGTGAGTCTTACAGAGCGTCCCGGGTATCTTCGTTTACGGGGACAGGAATCTCTGAGTTCACTTTTTCGGCAGAGCCTTATTGCATGTCGTATACGTGACTTCAATTGTTTAGCGGAAACTCTTGTTGAATACTCTCCGTATTCTTTTCGTCAGATGGCCGGGCTTATCTGTTATTACGACACAATGCGGTATCACTATCTGTATATTACCCATTCTGAGAGCGCAGGAAGGATCCTGTCAATTCAGTCCTGCGAAGGCGGCACATACCGTTTTCCCTTGCGGGAATCGAAAGCATCCGAAGGCTTTATAGGTATACCCGGGGAGGGGCCTGTCGGGCTGCGTGTGGAGATCGACGGGGAATCCCTCCGCTTCTTTTACCGCCATGATTCTGACAGCTGGCAGAACATAGGTCCGATCCTGGACTCCAGGGTCCTCTCTGATGAATATATGCAGAGAAACAGCTTTACCGGCTCGTTTGCCGGAGTATGCTGTCAGGACCTTTCAGGTGAGCTTCTCCATGCCGACTTTGATTATTTTGAATACCGGAGGACAAAACAGGATTGA